The following proteins come from a genomic window of Pseudomonadota bacterium:
- a CDS encoding SIR2 family protein, whose amino-acid sequence MVIADRILLTGAGFTHNFGAPLAAELWSLVFNHPAGQGAKRVREELLQDQNFERAYNTVVTEERFCPGDRMAIHAAVTDAFESVDKTLRDWRFTASGPRPVNIYEVQRLIGRFAGPVGGAGLFFTLNQDLFLERHYYNGERPAVAGIPHHSEWFSSTFSSQKLEHEHGRTLPKNAPDVAGLLNKHRFLYVKLHGSSNWYSSDGTQRMVIGRGKIKQIASEPLLAAYWRLFEHALTSGKRRLLIIGYGFADAHVNQVLANAVDSRETELFVLSPQLAKDFKSDLSTKPSGDRIWKGLRGYLHGSLLDAFPADQSTSPLAREIESRFFSG is encoded by the coding sequence ATGGTCATTGCGGACCGTATCCTGCTTACCGGGGCGGGATTCACTCACAATTTTGGGGCGCCGCTGGCCGCGGAGTTGTGGAGTCTCGTCTTCAACCACCCAGCGGGTCAAGGTGCCAAGCGCGTACGCGAAGAGCTGCTTCAAGACCAGAACTTCGAGCGTGCGTACAATACGGTCGTCACCGAGGAGAGATTCTGTCCTGGAGATCGCATGGCAATTCACGCTGCCGTGACGGACGCATTCGAATCGGTCGACAAGACCCTCCGGGACTGGCGATTCACCGCATCGGGCCCTCGTCCTGTCAACATCTACGAGGTTCAGCGACTCATTGGCCGGTTTGCGGGACCTGTTGGCGGTGCTGGTCTGTTCTTCACTCTCAATCAAGATCTGTTCCTAGAGCGCCACTACTACAACGGCGAGCGACCTGCCGTCGCGGGTATCCCGCATCACTCAGAGTGGTTTTCAAGCACATTCTCATCTCAGAAACTCGAGCACGAGCATGGGCGCACGCTGCCCAAGAATGCTCCGGACGTGGCCGGACTGCTGAACAAGCACCGATTCCTGTATGTGAAGCTTCACGGGTCTTCGAATTGGTACAGCTCTGATGGGACGCAACGGATGGTGATCGGGCGCGGGAAGATCAAGCAGATCGCATCAGAGCCGCTTCTCGCTGCGTACTGGAGGCTATTCGAGCACGCTCTCACATCAGGCAAGCGAAGGCTGCTCATCATCGGCTACGGTTTCGCCGACGCGCACGTCAACCAGGTGCTCGCTAACGCCGTCGACTCCAGAGAGACGGAGCTGTTTGTCCTGTCTCCCCAGCTGGCCAAAGACTTCAAGTCTGATCTCTCGACTAAGCCATCTGGTGACCGAATCTGGAAGGGACTCCGGGGCTACCTGCATGGTTCTCTCC